The Daucus carota subsp. sativus chromosome 2, DH1 v3.0, whole genome shotgun sequence genome includes a window with the following:
- the LOC108206663 gene encoding uncharacterized protein LOC108206663, whose protein sequence is MNNHYHRDRGEHHEAVDSLINLFTMANHDLNLVENRLQKEFQQTYPLNANPMELVSRIKKIQDELVFLKQECGHLLAAKQDLIDKARTTLVGNRLSIQRLQASTGVPVTSDSDDPAYNNFNQIIDEWTVQVGSKLGDEEPDSGSEDINQKLFSAIVQGS, encoded by the exons ATGAACAATCATTATCATCGCGACCGCGGCGAGCATCACGAGGCAGTAGATAGTCTAATTAATCTCTTCACTATGGCAAATCACGATCTCAATCTCGTCGAGAATCGACTCCAAAAGGAGTTTCAACAAACGTATCCGCTAAAC GCCAATCCGATGGAGCTGGTGTCGCGGATAAAAAAGATTCAGGACGAGTTGGTGTTTCTCAAGCAAGAGTGTGGCCACCTACTTGCAGCCAAACAG GATTTGATTGACAAGGCTAGGACAACTCTAGTTGGGAATAGGTTATCAATACAGCGGTTGCAAGCATCTACAGGTGTTCCTGTCACGAGTGATTCTGACGATCCTGCTTACAACAACTTCAACCAG ATCATTGACGAATGGACAGTACAAGTTGGATCAAAATTGG GTGACGAGGAACCTGATTCGGGATCAGAGGATATCAACCAAAAGCTCTTTTCAGCAATTGTTCAAGGCAGCTAG
- the LOC108207526 gene encoding uncharacterized protein LOC108207526: MAGNGRFNFADMQNPLFLHPSDGPLCISVAKLQGASDYRSWRRSFEIQLSSKRKLGFVNDSVTCHATDETQGQQWDTCNDLVISWIHGNVSDNIKRSILFINSAHKIWKHLERRFQLSNGARKYKLNKELFGVSQNKIKINEYYTAVSSLWEEIDSMNLLPVVTTVAADVTVLLETIETQREESRLFVFLNGLDESYGALRSQLLMQHPLPTVEAACAVLQQEESQRDVSSVVETEHTAMYSKGPGGSGGGVSCTVCGGRNHTGDKCWTVSGYPKWHYKHNIEWHGLFAKDVLHHAVNGTLHSLSYLVENNPTPPWSDEAQTLMMSVEQMLTTMGFNGASSSQPQVPVAKKLKRRSSV; this comes from the exons ATGGCTGGAAATGGAAGATTCAACTTTGCAGATATGCAAAATCCTCTATTTCTCCATCCTTCAGATGGGCCTCTATGTATTAGTGTTGCAAAGCTGCAGGGTGCTAGTGATTACCGAAGTTGGAGGCGTTCTTTTGAAATCCAACTCTCATCCAAGAGAAAGCTGGGTTTTGTGAACGACTCGGTGACATGCCATGCTACTGATGAAACTCAAGGACAGCAGTGGGATACATGTAATGATCTTGTAATCTCCTGGATTCATGGTAATGTTTCCGACAATATCAAGCGCtctattttatttatcaattctgCACATAAGATTTGGAAACATCTTGAAAGACGGTTCCAACTGAGTAATGGTGCACGAAAATATAAGCTAAATAAAGAGTTGTTTGGTGTTTCccagaacaaaataaaaattaatgagtATTATACTGCTGTTAGTAGTCTTTGGGAAGAGATCGATTCAATGAACCTATTGCCTGTAGTTACTACTGTAGCAGCTGATGTAACTGTGTTGCTTGAAACTATTGAGACTCAGAGAGAGGAGTCCAGATTGTTTGTGTTTTTGAATGGTCTTGATGAATCCTATGGTGCTTTGCGAAGCCAGCTACTAATGCAACATCCTCTGCCCACCGTTGAAGCTGCTTGTGCAGTATTGCAGCAGGAGGAGTCCCAGAGAGATGTTTCGTCCGTGGTTGAAACTGAACATACTGCTATGTATAGCAAGGGCCCTGGTGGATCTGGTGGTGGTGTGAGTTGCACTGTTTGTGGTGGCAGAAATCACACAGGGGACAAATGTTGGACTGTATCTGGGTACCCAAAGTGGCACTACAAGCACAATATTGAGT GGCATGGACTGTTTGCAAAAGATGTTCTTCACCATGCTGTCAATGGCACCCTCCACTCTCTGTCCTATCTTGTGGAGAACAATCCTACCCCTCCTTGGTCTGATGAAGCTCAGACTCTGATGATGTCGGTGGAGCAAATGCTGACCACAATGGGCTTTAATGGTGCATCCTCCTCTCAGCCTCAAGTTCCAGTTGCGAAAAAACTTAAACGCCGTTCAAGCGTTTAA
- the LOC108208116 gene encoding uncharacterized protein LOC108208116: protein MVLHRHAHSLFCKQIYSKIKPNRLRNASRCLYHSLKGQPQVENLPAKWFEKEFPMLLKLTHLLKDLDLVDGKLVNINDNVAVFDENLLGRMHDFKSLVRTYIGYSATQLSLKKDLMSTELESEPQLLFSKASERQPMIVNSLTKVCNFLDISAQRRKEVRLSIVPQVTQHQIWAGAIEETLKALKSDMDVLNPRVVSKADNIGQQIVVTCLKFLDAATSYDPEATSWMRPAPAKVVSPPASQKWEDILEMFNDLITCLRNEKELGFHLVKLEVMKEGLSQIKDVLIDRNIGYRETRYQESLVSKKLSKTLGHSSPCLFTLLLYYLYGSVKDIEVELCGGINCNEGGNKFCLYMGKILILDERKMVSSGVKQLDRVLGLFKLVWETSGMKESLEVQGHLWCVGAETRSLTYKGNMYFVHGIGL, encoded by the coding sequence ATGGTTTTACATAGACATGCTCACAGCTTGTTCTGCAAACAAATTTATTCGAAAATAAAACCAAATAGATTGAGGAATGCTAGTAGATGTTTGTATCACAGCTTGAAAGGACAACCCCAAGTGGAGAATTTACCGGCGAAATGGTTCGAAAAAGAATTTCCAATGCTACTAAAATTGACCCATTTGTTGAAAGATTTGGACTTGGTTGATGGAAAGCTTGTTAACATTAATGACAATGTTGCAGTTTTCGATGAGAATCTTTTGGGTAGAATGCATGACTTTAAGTCCCTTGTGAGGACATATATAGGGTATTCGGCAACACAGTTATCGTTGAAGAAGGATTTGATGTCGACTGAATTGGAATCAGAGCCGCAGTTGTTGTTTAGTAAGGCGAGTGAGAGGCAGCCGATGATTGTGAATTCACTCACTAAAGTGTGCAATTTCTTGGATATTTCTGCTCAGCGAAGGAAGGAAGTGCGTTTGTCGATAGTTCCACAGGTTACACAGCATCAGATATGGGCGGGTGCGATTGAGGAGACACTTAAGGCGCTGAAGTCTGATATGGATGTTCTGAATCCGCGGGTTGTTAGTAAGGCTGACAACATTGGTCAGCAAATAGTTGTTACTTGTTTAAAATTCTTAGATGCTGCAACTTCGTATGACCCTGAGGCCACTTCTTGGATGCGGCCAGCACCTGCCAAGGTGGTAAGTCCGCCTGCTTCGCAGAAATGGGAAGATATTCTTGAGATGTTTAATGATTTGATCACTTGCTTGAGAAATGAAAAAGAGCTAGGTTTTCatcttgtgaagcttgaggttatGAAAGAAGGCCTCTCTCAGATCAAGGATGTGTTGATTGATAGAAACATTGGATACAGGGAGACTCGTTACCAAGAAAGCTTAGTATCAAAGAAGCTATCAAAGACATTAGGCCACTCGTCTCCATGCTTGTTCACACTTTTACTGTATTATCTCTATGGCAGTGTAAAAGATATTGAAGTAGAGCTCTGTGGCGGGATTAATTGTAACGAGGGAGGGAATAAGTTTTGCTTGTACATGGggaaaattttgatattagaCGAGAGGAAGATGGTTTCGAGTGGGGTGAAGCAGCTGGATAGAGTTCTTGGATTGTTCAAGCTTGTGTGGGAAACGTCGGGTATGAAAGAATCTTTAGAGGTTCAAGGCCATTTATGGTGTGTGGGAGCAGAGACGCGGTCGCTTACTTATAAAGGTAACATGTACTTTGTGCATGGTATCGGTCTCTGA
- the LOC108206662 gene encoding alpha-1,3-arabinosyltransferase XAT3 yields the protein MEKGQREPKRLLFSATPLVFLLLVCLLYTQLSASTSPSFNKWMQQLANWKGRGNKFDEARRYQELYKPILRRLVKGEDQSKLEDHGFACDYDYYSVVCVASEPSLRIDTRRMIVQMQLNKTSLQDRTATIRPYAWQHSVEILENTTPVQIIHRNTASLPACQYIHDVPAVIFSSSGFRGNLFHEFDEVLIPLFITSRHFQSDVQFILSDYNPPLVSRYAEIFSHLSHYQIMNPASDGSVHCFPAGAVIGLKFHSFLSINISSNINPGGYSMLDFKQFLRESYNLKKFNVETQRPKLLLISRVKSRTFLNEADMVNTMEGLGFRVFIARPDQMANLTEFSKLVSSCSVMVGAHGAGLTNELFLPVGAAVIQVVPLGLEWASAFYFGEPARVMGVHYIEYRIQPEESSLIDTYRRDDPVILDPQSIFDKSFEAGRAVYITGQNLKINIPRFRKTLIEARQLLGRDTLAPSD from the exons ATGGAGAAGGGCCAGAGGGAACCTAAGAGGCTTCTTTTTAGTGCAACTCCATTAGTGTTCTTGCTTCTTGTCTGCCTGCTTTACACACAGTTATCTGCATCAACTTCTCCTTCATTCAACAAAT GGATGCAACAGTTAGCAAACTGGAAAGGCAGAGGCAACAAGTTTGATGAAGCAAGACGATATCAAGAACTCTATAAGCCAATTCTAAGGAGACTGGTAAAAG GGGAAGATCAGAGCAAGCTTGAAGATCATGGATTCGCATgtgattatgattattattcagtGGTTTGTGTTGCAAGTGAACCATCTCTGAGGATTGATACTAGAAGAATGATAGTTCAGATGCAACTAAACAAGACTTCTTTGCAAGATAGAACAGCCACAATTAGACCATATGCATGGCAACATTCTGTTGAAATTCTGGAAAATACGACACCAGTTCAGATTATACATCGAAACACAGCCAGTTTACCGGCCTGTCAGTACATTCATGATGTTCCGGCAGTTATATTCTCTTCCAGTGGCTTCAGGGGAAACTTATTCCATGAATTTGATGAGGTTCTCATCCCTTTATTCATCACATCTCGCCACTTTCAATCCGATGTTCAGTTCATACTTTCGGACTACAACCCTCCACTTGTAAGTAGATATGCAGAGATTTTCTCACATTTATCGCATTATCAGATTATGAATCCGGCTTCAGATGGAAGTGTACATTGCTTCCCTGCTGGAGCTGTGATCGGGCTGAAGTTCCATAGTtttctatctataaatatttctaGCAACATAAATCCAGGAGGCTACTCCATGTTAGACTTCAAGCAGTTTTTAAGAGAATCATACAATCTGAAGAAATTCAATGTGGAAACACAAAGGCCCAAGTTACTTCTTATTTCAAGAGTAAAATCAAGAACATTTCTGAATGAAGCGGATATGGTGAACACGATGGAAGGGTTAGGCTTTAGAGTATTCATTGCAAGGCCTGATCAGATGGCCAATTTAACAGAATTTTCGAAACTAGTGAGCTCATGCAGTGTTATGGTTGGAGCTCATGGCGCTGGCTTAACAAACGAGTTGTTTTTGCCTGTTGGTGCGGCTGTGATTCAAGTGGTGCCGCTGGGGCTTGAATGGGCATCAGCTTTTTATTTCGGTGAACCAGCACGAGTCATGGGAGTTCATTACATAGAGTACAGAATTCAACCAGAGGAGAGCTCACTTATTGATACATACCGTCGTGATGATCCAGTAATCTTAGATCCACAGTCTATATTCGACAAGAGTTTTGAAGCTGGCAGGGCTGTGTATATTACTGGGCAAAATTTGAAGATCAATATTCCCAGGTttaggaagactcttattgaagcAAGACAACTTCTTGGACGTGATACTTTGGCTCCTTCGGATTGA
- the LOC108206371 gene encoding tRNA (cytosine(38)-C(5))-methyltransferase 2: MTLTNNLGRPELNKMEQEAPWRVLEFYSGIGGMRYSLMKAGVNAQFVEAFDINDLANDVYQHNFGSRPYQGNIQNLSAADLDSYKANVWLLSPPCQPYTRQGLQKHSGDARASSFLKIIDLIPQTSQPPLMLFVENVVGFETSDTHSKMLDMLEQNHFTTQEFILSPLQFGVPYSRPRYFCLAKRKPLSFRNMALNKQLVLDPSPLLGHDKDMISGGDQLRRNSDNLPITCEAIESFLEYPSFSNAFNPESCLPAHISRSSEAVDELVSGTLNQYIVPLSLIERWGSAMDIVFPESTRCCCFTKSYYRYVKGTGSLLSTVQSQTKDKTSSLVESGLRYFTPREVANLHSFPKEFQFPEYTSLRQRYALLGNSLSVAVVASLLSYLFSEP; encoded by the exons ATGACATTAACCAACAATCTAGGTCGTCCTGAGTTAAACAAGATGGAACAAGAAGCACCATGGAGAGTACTTGAGTTCTACAGTGGCATTGGTGGCATG aGATATTCTTTGATGAAGGCTGGTGTGAATGCCCAGTTTGTAGAAGCTTTTGATATCAATGACTTGGCTAATGATGTCTACCAACACAATTTTGGCTCCCGCCCCTATCAA GGTAACATTCAGAACTTGAGCGCGGCTGATCTTGACAGCTACAAGGCGAATGTGTGGCTTCTATCTCCTCCTTGCCAGCCATACACTCGACAAG GCCTACAGAAACACTCCGGTGATGCCCGGGCATCCTCTTTTCTAAAGATCATTGACCTTATACCACAAACCTCACAGCCTCCACTCATGTTGTTTGTAGAGAATGTGGTTGGATTTGAG ACATCTGATACACACAGCAAAATGCTGGACATGTTGGAACAAAATCATTTTACGACACAAGAGTTCATTTTGAGTCCTTTGCAGTTTGGTGTGCCATATTCTAGGCCTCGTTATTTTTGCCTG GCTAAAAGAAAACCTTTATCTTTTCGAAACATGGCGTTGAACAAACAACTGGTTTTGGACCCAAGTCCATTACTTGGGCATGATAAAGATATGATCAGTGGAGGTGATCAATTACGGAGAAATTCAGATAATTTGCCTATCACTTGTGAGGCCATTGAAAGTTTTTTGGAGTACCCGAGCTTCAGCAATGCATTTAATCCGGAATCGTGTTTGCCTGCTCATATTTCCAGAAGTTCGGAAGCTGTAGATGAACTTGTCTCTGGTACTCTGAACCAGTACATTGTGCCATTAAGCTTAATAGAGAGATGGGGCAGTGCCATGG ATATCGTATTTCCTGAATCGACGCGTTGTTGCTGCTTTACAAAGAGTTACTATAGATATGTTAAGGGGACAGGATCTCTTCTGTCAACTGTCCAG TCTCAGACTAAGGATAAGACATCTTCATTGGTGGAGTCAGGTCTTAGATACTTTACCCCCAGGGAg GTTGCCAATCTGCATTCCTTCCCAAAGGAATTTCAGTTTCCTGAATACACAAGCCTTCGCCAAAG ATATGCATTGCTTGGAAACAGCTTGAGCGTAGCAGTGGTTGCTTCATTGCTTTCCTATCTATTCAGTGAACCTTAG
- the LOC135150533 gene encoding protein tesmin/TSO1-like CXC 3 yields MNSSQTRNDAIAPKSSDSARVEVLDLSSTESTPIYAPSNNLAVGNIYKPSGIGLHLNSLVKALPVGCAATLKSTENAVNSQASSKAVDGLSNPREQNSTACHQRECPKLSPPKKRKRSTGSSDGDGCKRCNCKKTKCLKQYCNCFASGYYCSETCSCQGCFNTPEYQDKVLETRRQIVSRDPLAFAPKILQRVSESPANITQSNVGCSDRCRCSWCKNAYGKKEEYGSGKQIGNTEATMPEISYDQKLENILNSVFSIPHNVTNDTSSEACPGGGCFSSLNSCQLSSSPIRAVVPSGGKRQPPKLFDLDSWCDNILEDLVIPETLKEDHISFSEVNLSSPNDKRVSPTHSHFPEVRPSSSFIRLGPGKYILKAAPSFSPLAGCNIDGKSASSPSTNAPDYRNI; encoded by the exons ATGAATTCATCTCAAACAAGAAATGATGCTATCGCTCCCAAGTCATCTGATTCTGCTCGGGTTGAG GTTTTAGATCTATCTTCTACAGAATCTACACCCATATATGCACCGTCCAACAACCTGGCAGTGGGGAACATTTACAAGCCATCAGGAATCGGTCTGCATTTGAATAGCCTAGTGAAAGCATTGCCCGTGGGTTGTGCAGCAACCTTAAAATCAACAGAGAATGCAGTGAATTCTCAAGCTTCATCAAAAGCAGTTGATGGGTTATCG AATCCAAGGGAGCAAAATTCTACTGCATGTCATCAAAGGGAATGTCCTAAATTGAGTCCGCCAAAGAAAAG GAAAAGGTCAACAGGATCCAGTGATGGAGATGGCTGCAAACGCTGCAACTGCAAGAAAACAAAATGTCTGAAACA ATACTGTAATTGCTTTGCTTCTGGATACTACTGTTCTGAAACTTGTTCTTGCCAGGGGTGCTTTAACACCCCCGAATACCAAGATAAAGTTCTTGAAACAAGGAGACAAATCGTGTCTCGAGATCCATTAGCATTTGCACCCAAGATTTTGCAGCGTGTGAGTGAGTCCCCTGCGAATATTACTCAG TCAAACGTTGGATGCTCTGATAGATGTCGATGCTCTTGGTGTAAAAATGCCTATGGCAAGAAAGAAG AATATGGCTCAGGTAAGCAAATTGGCAACACAGAAGCCACCATGCCAGAGATATCATATGACCAGAAGTTGGAAAATATCTTGAATTCTGTGTTCAGCATTCCTCACAATGTGACAAACGATACGAGTAGTGAGGCATGCCCTGGAGGAGGATGTTTTTCATCACTAAACTCGTGCCAATTGTCTAGTTCACCAATCAGAGCAGTGGTTCCATCTGGCGGCAAGAGACAACCTCCAAAGCTCTTTGATCTTGACAGCTGGTGTGACAACATTTTAGAAGATCTTGTCATACCAGAGACACTTAAGGAAGATCACATCTCTTTTTCAGAAGTAAACTTAAGTTCTCCGAATGATAAAAGAGTTTCTCCTACACATAGTCACTTCCCTGAGGTAAGACCTAGCTCTTCTTTCATTAGACTTGGACCGggcaaatatattttgaaggcTGCTCCATCATTCTCACCACTTGCCGGCTGTAATATTGATGGCAAAAGCGCTAGTAGTCCAAGTACAAATGCTCCAGATTATAGAAATATCTAA